The stretch of DNA ACCACGCCGCGCGGCTCGAGCAGCAGGGCGTGGGTCTCCTCGTCGGCCACCGGGCAGTGCTCGACCCCCCGGGGCACCACGTACAGCTGACCGGGCCCGAGCTCCACCCCACCGTCGCGGAGCTGGATCCGCAGGTGCCCGCGCAGCACCAGGAACAGCTCGTCCGTCTCGTCGTGCCGGTGCCAGACGAACTCGCCGTGCATCTTGACCAGCTTGACCTCGTCGTCGTTCATGCGGGCGACGACCTTGGGCGACCAGAGGTCGGTGATCAGGGAGAGCTTGTGCTCCAGGTCGACGGCGGTCTCGACGGCGCTCATGCGCGCCAGCCTGCCAGCAGGCTCCGACACCGCCACTCGGACCGTCAGCCGGCGATGCCGTCGAGCACCGCCAGCTCGTCGGCCGGCAGCTGCAGGCCCGCGGCCGCTACGTTCTCGCGCAGGTGCGCCACCGTCGAGGTGCCGGGGATCAGCAGGACGTTGGGCGAGCGCTGCAGCAGCCAGGCGAGAGCGACGGCCATGGGGGTCGCCTCCAGCCGCGTGGCCACCTCCTGCAGCGCGGTGGACTGCAGCGGCGTGAAGCCGCCCAGCGGGAAGAACGGCACGAAGGCGATGCCCTGGTCTGCGGTCAGGTCGACCAGCGCGTCGTCCTGGCGCTGCGCAAGGTTGTAGAGGTTCTGGACGCACACCACCGGGACGATCTCCTGGGCCTGCGCGAGCTGCTCGGCGGTGACGTTGCTCAGCCCGACGTGACGGACCAGGCCCTGCTGCACCAGCCCGGCCATCGCCT from Cellulomonas sp. NTE-D12 encodes:
- a CDS encoding cupin domain-containing protein, which codes for MSAVETAVDLEHKLSLITDLWSPKVVARMNDDEVKLVKMHGEFVWHRHDETDELFLVLRGHLRIQLRDGGVELGPGQLYVVPRGVEHCPVADEETHALLLEPRGVVNTGDAGGELTAPYDDSLL